One window of the Candidatus Poribacteria bacterium genome contains the following:
- a CDS encoding amidohydrolase family protein — MAIVDTHAHIYSEDTETYPQSPEPYLPPPGRGTIEDLKNEVKTNSIDRVVIVQTFTVYQHDNRLTMDTVRENQEWTTGVLNLDPFNDGSVGLMEEALAIGVRGNRVSASWPTDDAVLPEHRRLWEAAQQLGVVLCALLNTPNCRSLASLLKAYPDVPVVLDHCANLRAGDFPDSDNLKTVLGLAEFKNLYAKLSFTVTGSEEEFPCGDMFGGLRQIIDAYTPERCIWGSDFPTSLWIPKVTYQQHLAIFQEHLGLSEAEKAAILGETAMKLWFS, encoded by the coding sequence ATGGCTATCGTTGATACACACGCACATATCTATTCCGAAGACACCGAAACGTATCCTCAAAGCCCTGAACCCTATCTGCCACCGCCCGGTCGGGGGACAATAGAAGATCTGAAAAATGAGGTTAAGACGAACAGTATTGATCGCGTTGTCATCGTTCAAACCTTCACTGTTTACCAACATGATAACCGGCTCACGATGGATACCGTGCGGGAAAACCAAGAATGGACAACCGGCGTTTTGAATCTCGATCCCTTTAACGATGGATCGGTAGGTTTGATGGAGGAGGCACTTGCAATAGGTGTCCGCGGAAATCGTGTTTCCGCCAGTTGGCCCACGGATGACGCTGTTCTCCCGGAACATCGGCGGTTATGGGAAGCAGCGCAGCAGTTGGGTGTGGTGCTCTGTGCCTTACTTAATACGCCCAACTGCCGCTCATTGGCGAGTCTGCTTAAAGCGTATCCCGATGTCCCCGTTGTTCTGGATCACTGTGCCAATTTGAGAGCCGGTGATTTTCCGGATTCTGACAATTTGAAAACGGTTCTAGGGCTTGCAGAATTCAAGAATCTATACGCCAAACTGTCATTTACTGTCACCGGATCCGAGGAGGAGTTTCCCTGCGGTGATATGTTTGGTGGACTCCGGCAGATCATTGATGCTTACACACCGGAAAGATGTATATGGGGCAGCGACTTTCCAACATCGCTCTGGATCCCCAAGGTCACGTACCAACAGCATCTCGCGATCTTCCAAGAACATCTGGGGTTATCCGAAGCGGAAAAGGCTGCCATTTTGGGCGAAACTGCGATGAAACTCTGGTTTTCGTGA